In the genome of Limnobaculum zhutongyuii, one region contains:
- the arcB gene encoding aerobic respiration two-component sensor histidine kinase ArcB — protein MKQLRKLAQYYVDAMVKLGLVRFSLILASIIIVLAFTVQISVTAALHGEIERIDVIRSIFFGLLVTPWAVYFLSIVVEQLEDSRQRLAKLVETLEDMRARDLELNHKLQNNIERLNQEIGERIKAEEARERAIEELQIEIAQRQQAQIEYEQQSVFLRSFLDSSPDLVYYRDEEGRFSGCNRAMELLTGRSEKQLIGLSPDDIYNSEVAEKVIETDDKVFRHNVSLTYEQWLVYPDGRKACFEVRKVPFYALDGKRHGLMGFGRDITERKRYQDALEKASRDKTTFISTISHELRTPLNGIVGLSRILLDTDLNAEQLKYLRTIYVSATTLGYIFNDVIELDKIERRKTQLEIAPLDLLNFLSDLENLSGLLVEPKGLSFTLEYGDNLPAFIMTDGTRLRQILWNLIGNAVKFTSQGGVTIRARREGENHFYFEVEDSGIGIPQEEIDKIFAMYYQVASKHGGRPATGTGIGLAVSLRLAQAMGGDIFVKSEVGKGTVFTVFIKASVAEKEAPQKEELPSASLRVLLVEDIELNVIVARSVLEKLGHTVSVAMTGTEALEKFKPGAFDLLLLDIQLPDMTGFDIARQIRTHYAPEEIPPLVALTANVLKDKQEYLNSGMDDVLSKPLSVPELMVVIKKIGSAQLKMLPKLQEQGAMKPNESILDLTMLEQYMELVGPQLILDGLTMYEQVMPGYLAVLESNMTAKDEKGITEEAHKIKGASGSVGLKHLQQLARQIQTPTLPAWWDNVEEWIDELKLEWRNDVQVLRTWVEAQEKR, from the coding sequence ATGAAGCAACTGCGGAAATTAGCCCAGTATTATGTTGATGCCATGGTGAAGTTAGGCCTGGTACGCTTCTCTCTTATTTTAGCGTCGATCATTATTGTTTTGGCTTTTACCGTGCAGATTTCGGTAACCGCAGCGCTGCATGGCGAAATTGAACGCATCGATGTTATCCGCTCTATTTTCTTTGGGCTGCTGGTCACGCCATGGGCAGTCTATTTTCTCTCTATCGTGGTTGAACAACTGGAAGATTCTCGTCAGCGTTTAGCCAAGCTGGTTGAAACGCTGGAGGATATGCGCGCGCGCGATTTAGAACTCAATCATAAACTACAAAATAATATTGAGCGTCTGAATCAGGAAATTGGCGAGCGGATAAAGGCCGAAGAGGCCAGAGAGCGGGCAATCGAAGAGTTACAAATTGAGATCGCCCAGCGCCAGCAGGCGCAGATTGAGTATGAGCAACAGTCAGTCTTTCTGCGCTCGTTTTTAGATTCGTCTCCCGATCTGGTGTATTACCGGGATGAAGAGGGGCGTTTTTCTGGCTGTAACCGGGCAATGGAATTACTGACCGGTCGCAGTGAGAAACAGTTAATTGGTTTAAGCCCGGATGATATTTATAACAGTGAAGTGGCAGAAAAAGTCATCGAAACCGATGACAAAGTGTTTCGCCATAATGTTTCGCTGACTTATGAGCAATGGTTGGTTTATCCGGATGGCCGCAAGGCATGCTTTGAAGTACGTAAAGTGCCTTTCTATGCGCTGGATGGTAAACGCCATGGTTTAATGGGATTTGGCCGGGATATCACTGAGCGTAAGCGCTATCAGGATGCGTTGGAAAAAGCCAGCCGCGACAAAACCACCTTTATTTCTACCATCAGTCATGAATTAAGAACGCCATTGAATGGTATTGTCGGACTTAGCCGCATTTTGCTGGATACCGATCTGAATGCCGAACAGCTTAAATATCTGCGTACCATCTACGTTAGTGCTACTACGCTGGGATATATCTTTAACGATGTTATCGAGCTGGATAAAATTGAACGGCGCAAAACTCAACTGGAAATCGCGCCGCTGGATTTACTGAACTTCCTTTCAGATTTAGAAAACTTATCCGGGCTGTTAGTTGAGCCGAAAGGCCTGAGCTTTACGCTGGAATATGGTGATAATCTGCCCGCCTTTATCATGACGGATGGAACCCGCTTAAGACAGATTCTGTGGAATCTGATCGGTAATGCGGTGAAGTTTACCTCTCAGGGCGGGGTGACCATTCGGGCACGCCGTGAAGGGGAGAACCACTTCTACTTTGAAGTGGAAGATTCCGGTATTGGTATCCCACAGGAAGAGATTGATAAGATTTTTGCCATGTACTATCAAGTCGCCAGTAAACACGGCGGTCGTCCTGCGACCGGAACCGGCATTGGGCTGGCGGTATCTCTGCGTCTGGCTCAGGCAATGGGCGGCGATATTTTTGTTAAGAGCGAAGTGGGTAAAGGTACTGTCTTCACCGTATTTATTAAGGCATCGGTAGCAGAAAAAGAGGCTCCGCAGAAAGAAGAGTTACCTTCAGCTTCTTTAAGGGTATTATTGGTAGAAGATATTGAGCTGAATGTGATTGTTGCCCGTTCAGTGCTGGAAAAACTGGGGCATACTGTTAGTGTTGCGATGACAGGTACGGAAGCGCTGGAGAAGTTTAAACCAGGTGCGTTCGATCTGCTGCTGTTGGATATTCAGCTACCGGATATGACCGGTTTTGATATTGCCCGGCAGATTAGAACCCATTATGCGCCCGAAGAGATCCCACCGTTAGTGGCGCTAACCGCAAACGTATTAAAGGACAAACAAGAATATCTGAACTCAGGGATGGATGATGTACTCAGTAAACCGCTTTCGGTACCGGAGTTAATGGTAGTCATCAAGAAAATCGGAAGTGCCCAACTAAAAATGTTACCTAAATTACAGGAGCAAGGCGCGATGAAGCCCAATGAGTCTATACTCGATTTAACCATGTTAGAGCAGTATATGGAGTTAGTTGGTCCACAGCTTATTCTTGACGGTTTGACCATGTATGAACAAGTGATGCCAGGCTATCTGGCGGTACTTGAATCTAATATGACGGCCAAAGATGAAAAAGGTATCACCGAAGAAGCACACAAAATTAAAGGGGCTTCCGGATCTGTTGGGCTGAAACATCTTCAACAACTGGCTCGCCAAATTCAAACGCCAACGTTGCCTGCATGGTGGGATAACGTGGAAGAGTGGATTGATGAACTGAAGCTGGAGTGGCGTAATGATGTTCAGGTATTGCGCACTTGGGTTGAGGCCCAGGAAAAACGCTAA
- a CDS encoding TIGR01212 family radical SAM protein (This family includes YhcC from E. coli K-12, an uncharacterized radical SAM protein.), with product MQLNRHINMFGADLQQRYGEKIHKLTLHGGFSCPNRDGTVGRGGCTFCNVASFSDEAQQHQSIAEQLARQAKKTNRASRYLAYFQAYTSTYAEICLLRDMYQQALSQADIVGICVGTRPDCVSEPVLDLLSGYCQQGYEVWLELGLQSANDKTLKKINRGHDFACYQATTIAARQRGIKVCTHLIAGLPDESINDNLATIARVVETGTDGLKLHPLHIVTGSTMAKAWQADRLTALELEEYVQRAGEMIRHTPVDIIYHRISATARRPTLLAPLWCENRWLAMNAIEKYLIEIGNQGSALGQSFIPRG from the coding sequence ATGCAACTGAATCGACATATCAATATGTTTGGTGCTGACTTACAGCAGCGCTACGGCGAAAAAATTCATAAGCTGACGCTGCATGGCGGGTTCAGTTGTCCTAACCGTGACGGTACGGTGGGCCGGGGAGGATGTACTTTCTGTAATGTGGCTTCTTTTTCAGATGAGGCACAGCAGCATCAGAGTATTGCAGAACAGTTGGCGCGTCAGGCGAAGAAGACCAACCGGGCCAGTCGCTATCTGGCCTATTTTCAGGCCTATACCAGCACTTATGCAGAGATTTGTCTGCTGCGTGATATGTATCAACAGGCGTTGTCACAGGCGGATATTGTTGGGATCTGCGTTGGTACCCGCCCTGATTGTGTATCCGAGCCAGTATTAGACTTATTGTCAGGTTATTGCCAGCAGGGCTATGAGGTGTGGCTGGAGTTAGGGTTACAGAGCGCGAATGATAAAACCCTGAAAAAAATTAATCGTGGTCATGATTTTGCCTGTTATCAGGCAACAACGATTGCCGCCCGGCAGCGGGGAATTAAAGTATGTACTCACCTGATTGCCGGATTGCCAGATGAAAGTATCAATGACAATTTAGCGACGATTGCCAGAGTGGTGGAAACGGGCACCGATGGTTTAAAGCTGCATCCTCTGCATATTGTTACCGGCAGCACCATGGCAAAAGCCTGGCAGGCCGATCGCCTGACGGCTCTGGAGCTGGAAGAGTACGTACAACGCGCCGGTGAAATGATCCGCCATACGCCGGTTGATATTATTTATCACCGGATTTCGGCAACGGCACGTCGTCCAACCCTGTTAGCACCACTGTGGTGTGAAAACCGCTGGCTGGCGATGAATGCTATTGAGAAGTATCTTATTGAGATAGGGAATCAAGGATCGGCTTTGGGACAAAGCTTTATTCCTCGCGGATAA
- the gltB gene encoding glutamate synthase large subunit — MLYDASKERDNCGFGLIAHIEGEPSHKVVRTAIHGLSRMQHRGAILSDGKTGDGCGLLLQKPDRFFRLVAEEQGWRLAKNYAVGMLFLSQDAEEAEASRKIVEEELQRETLSIIGWRVVPTNPDMLGEIALSSLPRIEQIFVNAPAGWRSLDMERRLFMARRRIEKRVEDETFYVCSLSNVVSIYKGLCMPVDLPRFYLDLADLRLESSICLFHQRFSTNTVPRWQLAQPFRYLAHNGEINTITGNRQWARARSYKFKTPLIPDLQDAAPFVNETGSDSSSLDNMLELFLSGGMDLIRAMRLLVPPAWQNNPDMDEELRAFFDFNSMHMEPWDGPAGIVMSDGRYAACNLDRNGLRPARYVITKDKLITCASEVGIWDYQPDEVVEKGRVGPGELMVIDTRTGRILRTNETDNDLKSRHPYLSWMSKNVRRLTPFEDLPDDQVGSREMDDTLLETYQKQFAYSNEELEQVIRVIGENGQEATGSMGDDTPFAVLSSKPRVIYDYFRQQFAQVTNPPIDPLREAHVMSLATNIGREMNVFCEAEGQAHRLSFTSPVLLYSDFVQLTTLKEEYYRADTVDITYCPDKMDLHAAVIAMCDEAEKKVRQGTVLVVLSDRNIAPNRLPIPAPMAVGALQTRLVESNLRCDANIIIETASTRDPHHFAVLLGFGATAIYPYLAYETLAKMVETGVIEKQQRRVMLNYRNGINKGLYKIMSKMGISTVASYRCSQLFEAVGLHSELTALCFKGVSSRIGGAHFSDFQQDLLNLSKRAWLKRKPLDQGGLLKFVHGGEYHAYNPDVVSTLQAAVKSGDYEDYKLYADLVNKRPVTTLRDLLALKPQDESQAIAIDKVEPAESLFSRFDTAAMSIGALSPDAHESLAIAMNTIGGKSNSGEGGEDPVRYGTNKVSRIKQVASGRFGVTPAYLVNADVIQIKVAQGAKPGEGGQLPGDKVTPYIAKLRYSVPGVTLISPPPHHDIYSIEDLAQLIFDLKQVNHKAMISVKLVSEPGVGTIATGVAKAYADLITIAGYDGGTGASPLSSVKYAGSPWELGLAETQQALVANGLRHKIRLQVDGGLKTGLDIIKAAILGAESFGFGTGPMVALGCKYLRICHLNNCATGVATQDEKLRADHYHGLPERVINYFNFIAHETRLIMAELGIAQLTDLIGRTDLLTELDGFSAKQQRLDLSGLLHCAQPHPGKALFCTENNPPFDKGILNQTILTQAEPYMQAKQSKSFYFDIRNTDRSVGAALSGAIAEKHGDQGLAGDPIKVHFNGTAGQSFGVWNAGGVELTLTGDANDYVGKGMAGGTIIIRPPVGSAFRGHEASIIGNTCLYGATGGKLFAAGRAGERFAVRNSGAITVVEGIGDNGCEYMTGGIVCILGRTGINFGAGMTGGFAYVLDEDNEFRKRVNPELVEVLAVDALAIHEEHLRGLLTEHIQNTGSARAEEILANWSVWATKFVLVKPKSSDIKALLGHRSRSSAELRIQAQ; from the coding sequence ATGCTATACGACGCGTCGAAAGAACGTGACAACTGTGGCTTCGGCCTTATCGCCCATATAGAAGGCGAGCCGAGCCATAAAGTCGTCAGAACGGCTATTCATGGCCTGTCACGCATGCAGCATCGCGGCGCGATATTATCGGATGGTAAAACCGGCGATGGATGTGGGCTATTACTACAAAAACCTGACCGTTTTTTCCGTCTGGTGGCGGAAGAGCAAGGATGGAGACTGGCAAAAAATTACGCCGTCGGCATGCTATTTTTAAGTCAGGATGCGGAAGAAGCAGAAGCCAGCCGTAAAATTGTTGAAGAAGAACTTCAACGTGAAACCCTTTCAATTATTGGCTGGCGCGTGGTGCCAACCAATCCGGATATGCTGGGGGAAATTGCACTCTCTTCCCTACCGCGTATTGAGCAAATTTTTGTTAACGCACCGGCAGGCTGGCGCTCACTGGATATGGAGCGTCGTCTGTTTATGGCGCGTCGCCGTATCGAAAAACGGGTAGAAGATGAGACCTTCTACGTCTGTAGCCTATCGAACGTGGTCAGCATCTATAAAGGGCTGTGTATGCCCGTTGACCTGCCGCGTTTTTATCTCGACCTGGCGGATCTGCGGTTAGAATCCTCCATTTGTCTGTTTCACCAGCGTTTCTCCACCAATACCGTACCCCGCTGGCAGTTGGCGCAACCATTCCGCTATCTGGCACATAACGGTGAAATCAATACCATCACCGGTAACCGTCAGTGGGCCAGAGCTCGCTCCTATAAATTTAAAACGCCGCTGATTCCTGACTTACAGGATGCAGCTCCATTTGTTAATGAAACTGGTTCTGACTCCAGCTCGCTGGATAATATGCTGGAACTGTTTCTTAGCGGTGGAATGGATCTGATTCGGGCCATGCGTTTGCTGGTTCCACCGGCATGGCAGAATAACCCGGATATGGATGAAGAACTACGCGCTTTCTTCGACTTTAACTCCATGCATATGGAGCCGTGGGATGGTCCGGCGGGTATTGTTATGTCCGATGGGCGTTATGCCGCCTGTAATCTGGACCGTAACGGTCTGCGCCCTGCCCGCTATGTGATTACCAAAGATAAGCTAATTACCTGCGCCTCCGAAGTCGGCATCTGGGACTATCAACCGGATGAAGTGGTTGAAAAGGGCCGCGTTGGTCCGGGTGAGCTGATGGTGATCGATACCCGCACCGGCAGAATTCTGCGCACCAATGAAACCGATAATGACTTAAAGAGCCGTCACCCTTACCTGAGCTGGATGAGCAAAAACGTTCGTCGCTTAACGCCGTTTGAAGATCTGCCGGATGACCAGGTGGGCAGTCGTGAAATGGATGATACGCTGCTGGAAACCTACCAGAAGCAGTTCGCCTACAGTAACGAAGAACTGGAGCAGGTAATCCGCGTTATAGGCGAAAATGGCCAGGAAGCTACCGGTTCCATGGGTGATGATACCCCATTCGCCGTACTCTCCAGCAAGCCGCGGGTTATTTACGATTACTTCCGTCAGCAGTTCGCGCAGGTCACTAACCCGCCGATCGATCCACTGCGCGAAGCTCACGTCATGTCACTGGCCACCAATATTGGTCGTGAGATGAACGTCTTTTGTGAAGCGGAAGGTCAGGCTCACCGTCTGAGTTTTACCTCTCCGGTATTGTTGTACTCTGACTTTGTTCAGCTCACCACGCTGAAAGAGGAGTATTACCGGGCCGATACGGTAGATATCACCTACTGTCCGGACAAAATGGACCTGCATGCTGCTGTTATCGCCATGTGCGATGAAGCCGAGAAGAAAGTGCGTCAGGGCACGGTTCTGGTGGTACTGTCTGACCGTAATATTGCGCCGAACCGTTTGCCGATTCCGGCACCCATGGCGGTGGGCGCGTTACAAACCCGTCTGGTGGAGTCAAACCTGCGCTGCGATGCCAACATTATTATTGAAACCGCCAGTACCCGCGATCCGCATCACTTTGCCGTGCTGTTAGGCTTTGGTGCCACCGCTATCTACCCTTATCTGGCTTATGAAACGCTGGCCAAAATGGTAGAAACCGGCGTTATTGAGAAACAGCAGCGCCGGGTAATGCTGAATTACCGAAACGGTATCAATAAGGGTCTGTATAAGATTATGTCCAAAATGGGCATCTCTACCGTTGCCTCTTACCGTTGCTCTCAACTGTTTGAAGCCGTTGGTCTGCACTCCGAGCTGACAGCACTCTGTTTTAAAGGGGTCTCCAGCCGTATCGGTGGTGCTCACTTCAGCGATTTCCAGCAAGATCTGCTCAATCTGTCTAAACGGGCATGGCTGAAACGTAAACCACTGGATCAGGGCGGTTTGCTGAAGTTTGTTCATGGCGGTGAGTATCATGCTTACAATCCTGATGTGGTGTCGACCCTACAGGCCGCAGTGAAATCAGGTGATTATGAAGACTATAAATTGTATGCCGATCTGGTAAACAAGCGTCCGGTAACCACACTGCGTGATTTACTGGCGCTAAAACCACAGGATGAGTCTCAGGCTATTGCGATTGATAAAGTTGAACCGGCTGAATCGCTGTTCTCCCGTTTTGATACCGCCGCGATGTCTATTGGTGCGCTAAGTCCGGATGCCCATGAATCACTGGCGATTGCCATGAACACTATTGGCGGAAAGTCTAACTCCGGCGAAGGTGGCGAAGACCCGGTGCGTTATGGCACCAATAAAGTATCTCGCATCAAGCAGGTGGCTTCTGGTCGTTTTGGTGTTACTCCAGCCTATCTGGTCAATGCGGATGTTATTCAGATTAAAGTAGCCCAGGGCGCAAAACCGGGAGAAGGCGGTCAATTGCCGGGGGATAAAGTGACCCCTTATATTGCCAAATTGCGTTATTCCGTTCCCGGCGTAACCCTGATATCACCACCGCCTCATCATGATATCTACTCTATCGAAGATTTGGCCCAGCTGATTTTTGACCTCAAACAGGTCAATCATAAAGCCATGATCTCGGTGAAACTGGTTTCTGAACCGGGGGTGGGTACCATCGCTACCGGCGTTGCTAAAGCCTATGCTGATTTAATTACCATTGCCGGTTACGACGGCGGCACCGGGGCCAGCCCATTAAGTTCAGTGAAATATGCCGGCAGCCCTTGGGAATTAGGTCTGGCAGAGACCCAGCAGGCACTGGTGGCTAACGGCCTGCGTCATAAGATCCGTCTGCAGGTGGATGGTGGTCTGAAAACCGGACTGGATATCATTAAAGCGGCCATTCTTGGCGCAGAAAGCTTTGGTTTTGGTACCGGCCCGATGGTGGCATTAGGCTGTAAATATCTGCGAATTTGCCATCTGAACAACTGTGCTACCGGCGTTGCCACACAGGATGAAAAGCTGCGTGCAGACCACTATCACGGCCTGCCAGAGCGGGTCATTAACTACTTTAATTTTATCGCTCATGAAACTCGCCTGATTATGGCTGAACTGGGTATCGCACAGCTAACCGATCTAATTGGACGTACCGATCTGTTAACCGAGCTGGACGGCTTCTCAGCTAAACAGCAGCGTCTGGACCTCTCCGGTCTGCTGCACTGTGCTCAGCCACATCCGGGCAAAGCGCTGTTTTGCACCGAAAACAACCCGCCGTTTGATAAAGGCATTCTGAACCAGACCATTCTGACTCAGGCAGAACCTTATATGCAGGCGAAACAGAGCAAATCGTTCTACTTTGATATCCGCAATACCGACCGCTCGGTAGGCGCGGCACTGTCCGGTGCTATCGCCGAGAAACATGGCGATCAGGGACTGGCAGGCGATCCTATCAAAGTTCACTTTAACGGTACCGCCGGACAAAGCTTTGGCGTTTGGAATGCCGGTGGAGTTGAACTCACTCTGACCGGCGACGCCAACGACTATGTGGGTAAAGGCATGGCGGGAGGCACCATCATTATTCGCCCACCGGTAGGCTCTGCTTTCCGTGGGCATGAAGCATCCATTATCGGTAATACCTGTTTGTATGGCGCAACCGGTGGCAAGCTGTTTGCCGCAGGTCGCGCAGGTGAACGTTTTGCCGTGCGTAACTCCGGTGCGATTACCGTAGTTGAAGGCATTGGTGATAACGGTTGTGAATATATGACCGGTGGTATTGTTTGTATTCTGGGTCGTACCGGTATCAACTTTGGGGCGGGTATGACCGGCGGTTTCGCTTATGTACTGGATGAAGATAATGAGTTCCGTAAACGGGTTAATCCTGAACTGGTTGAAGTACTGGCAGTCGATGCATTAGCCATTCACGAAGAGCATCTGCGTGGATTGCTAACCGAACATATCCAGAACACCGGTTCCGCCAGAGCAGAAGAAATTCTGGCAAACTGGTCCGTGTGGGCAACTAAATTTGTCCTGGTCAAACCAAAATCCAGCGATATCAAAGCACTGCTCGGCCATCGTAGCCGTTCCAGCGCTGAGTTGCGGATTCAGGCGCAGTAA
- a CDS encoding glutamate synthase small subunit: MSENVYQFIDLQRVDPPKKPLNIRKIQFVEIYEPFLDTQAKAQADRCLSCGNPYCEWKCPVHNYIPNWLKLANEGRIMEAADLAHQTNSLPEVCGRVCPQDRLCEGSCTLNDEFGAVTIGNIERYITDKALEMGWKPDMSQVKSTGKKVAIIGAGPAGLACADVLARNGVQAVVFDRHPEIGGLLTFGIPSFKLDKEVMVKRRQIFTEMGIEFRLNTEIGQDISVAQLLAEYDSVFLGVGTYQSMSGGLPNEQANGVYNALPYLIANTKHIMGYAASKDEPYINLEGKRVVVLGGGDTAMDCVRTAIRQGATQVICAYRRDEENMPGSRREVKNAREEGVEFQFNLQPVSIEVNAAGQVNGVKVVRTELGAPDAKGRRNPQVIEGSEHTLNADAVIMAFGFKPHSMPWLTEQRVNMDKQGRITAPDDSEMPYQTSNSKIFAGGDAVRGSDLVVTAIAEGRKAADGIMTFLGV, from the coding sequence ATGAGCGAAAATGTCTATCAATTTATCGACCTGCAGCGTGTTGATCCGCCGAAAAAACCGCTAAATATCCGGAAGATTCAGTTTGTTGAAATCTACGAACCCTTTCTGGATACGCAGGCCAAAGCGCAGGCAGACCGTTGTCTCTCCTGCGGTAACCCCTATTGTGAGTGGAAATGTCCGGTACATAACTACATTCCTAACTGGCTGAAGCTGGCCAATGAGGGAAGAATTATGGAAGCGGCGGATCTGGCTCACCAAACCAACAGCCTGCCGGAAGTATGCGGTCGTGTTTGTCCACAGGATCGCCTGTGTGAAGGCTCCTGTACTCTGAATGATGAGTTTGGTGCCGTCACCATCGGTAATATTGAGCGCTATATCACCGATAAAGCGCTGGAGATGGGCTGGAAACCGGATATGTCACAGGTGAAGTCTACCGGTAAGAAAGTGGCAATTATTGGTGCTGGTCCCGCTGGATTAGCCTGTGCCGACGTGCTGGCGCGCAATGGCGTACAGGCGGTGGTGTTCGACCGTCATCCGGAGATCGGTGGCCTGCTGACGTTTGGCATCCCCTCTTTCAAACTGGATAAAGAGGTGATGGTAAAACGTCGCCAAATCTTTACCGAAATGGGGATCGAGTTCCGACTGAACACCGAAATTGGTCAGGATATTTCCGTCGCTCAGTTACTGGCAGAGTATGACAGCGTGTTTCTTGGTGTAGGCACCTATCAGTCCATGTCCGGAGGCTTACCGAATGAGCAAGCCAACGGTGTGTATAACGCCTTACCTTATCTGATTGCTAATACCAAACATATTATGGGCTATGCCGCCAGCAAGGATGAACCTTATATCAATCTGGAAGGTAAGCGAGTGGTGGTACTTGGCGGTGGTGATACCGCGATGGACTGCGTCAGAACCGCTATCCGTCAGGGGGCTACTCAGGTGATCTGTGCCTACCGCCGGGACGAAGAGAATATGCCAGGTTCACGACGCGAAGTGAAAAATGCCCGTGAAGAAGGTGTTGAATTCCAGTTTAACCTGCAGCCAGTCAGTATTGAAGTCAATGCTGCCGGTCAGGTAAACGGCGTGAAAGTCGTGCGTACTGAACTGGGAGCGCCAGATGCCAAAGGGCGTCGTAATCCACAGGTGATCGAAGGTTCCGAGCATACCCTAAACGCCGATGCCGTCATTATGGCTTTTGGTTTTAAACCACACAGTATGCCGTGGTTAACAGAACAGCGCGTCAATATGGATAAGCAAGGACGAATTACCGCCCCGGATGACAGCGAAATGCCTTATCAAACCAGCAATAGCAAAATATTTGCCGGTGGTGATGCAGTGCGCGGTTCCGATCTGGTAGTAACGGCGATTGCCGAAGGGCGTAAAGCAGCGGACGGGATTATGACGTTTTTGGGTGTTTAG